The genomic stretch CTCAGAACACAAGAGCGGAGGGGGCGCCGCGGCCAGCCGGGCCCTCCAGCCATTCGTCCCTCCCGACATGTCGCGCTCTTTTTATGTCGATTCGCTTATCATCAAGGACTCCTCCCGGCCTGCACCCTCGCTGCCTGAACCTCACCCCGGGCCGGATTTCTTCATCCCGCTGGGCATGCCATCCCCGTTGGTGATGTCGGTGTCGGGGCCCGGCTGCCCGTCCCGCAAAAGCGGTGCTTTCTGCGTGTGCCCGCTCTGCGTCACTTCGCACCTGCACTCCCCTCGCGCGCCCGCAGGCGCTGGTGGCGGGGGCGCAGGGGTTGGGGGTGCAGGGGTcgggggcggcggcggggcgGCAGGGGGCACCGGGGCCCTGCCTCTGCTCAAGAGCCAGTTCTCTTCGGGTCCTGGGGATGCGCAGTTTTGCCCGCGGGTGAGCCACGcgcatcatcaccaccacccgCCAcagcaccaccatcaccaccaccagccCCAGCAGCCAGGCTCCGCTGCTGCAGCGGCTGCGGCGGCCGCGGCCGCTGCGGCCGCAGCTGCTTTGGGGCACCCACAGCATCACGCACCTGTCTGTGCTGCCACCACCTACAACGTGGCGGATCCGCGGAGATTCCACTGCCTCACTATGGGTAGGGCGGGGTTTCTGGGTACCTGCGCGCCGCGCCTTTAGCGCTCCCAGTAGTAAACTTTCCTCCGCCACTGGAGGAAGAGAGAccggagaaggggagggaggaggggcttTTGGTGTAACTGTGGGGCATCCCCAGAAGTTCT from Marmota flaviventris isolate mMarFla1 chromosome 7, mMarFla1.hap1, whole genome shotgun sequence encodes the following:
- the Gsx2 gene encoding GS homeobox 2 encodes the protein MSRSFYVDSLIIKDSSRPAPSLPEPHPGPDFFIPLGMPSPLVMSVSGPGCPSRKSGAFCVCPLCVTSHLHSPRAPAGAGGGGAGVGGAGVGGGGGAAGGTGALPLLKSQFSSGPGDAQFCPRVSHAHHHHHPPQHHHHHHQPQQPGSAAAAAAAAAAAAAAAALGHPQHHAPVCAATTYNVADPRRFHCLTMGGSDTSQVPNGKRMRTAFTSTQLLELEREFSSNMYLSRLRRIEIATYLNLSEKQVKIWFQNRRVKHKKEGKGAQRNSHAGCKCVGSQAHYARSEDEDSLSPASANEDKEISPL